In the genome of Vanacampus margaritifer isolate UIUO_Vmar chromosome 1, RoL_Vmar_1.0, whole genome shotgun sequence, one region contains:
- the lactbl1a gene encoding putative beta-lactamase-like 1 isoform X1, with translation MKVKWTMLGMVVFFLLSVVMTVCFIWQYRIPKLKTEVFIKESTTEEMCPRYPEPVPLKHPIISLRVALEKVDILLRTSVDRTKLPAISAILVLNDSVLWIGNFGKKNISDPTSPAPNEYTVYRIASLSKIFPALMLYKLWEDGLVDSLDDAVEKYTDNFTIKNPLGRDREAASTSVRDFNRAAITLRRMASHLSGLPRRLRSTNLLWNGDTQAALHELQDDVLVADPGTKCHYSNVAYSLMANVLAEKVTGMDFEKWVSHNILHRLNMKNTGFDMTPAIRRQMAVGVYSDGQPAPLYDLGWYRPAGQMYSTTADMTKLMMALLGSYSRTLLRKDTLNTMLAPLFQCQSGYFASYTGTPWEINQQLGYDVIRKDGDLDGFAASLSLVPRLKLGLAVLMAGVRPPDQDLVTQIYGSLILALQGAFRDAELTPRPPPDPAPYVGFFTYRNMTFYEIKAGSDGALFMQQFGPQVDSNVPDNYRTIHLQYLEERVFRVVFKSPYPCKLKVNSASVSLETQDRQLFNFYLFNKKGVSPGFDSPGLNTYKVMRIASKPYFTT, from the exons ATGAAGGTGAAATGGACCATGTTGGGCATGGTTGTCTTCTTCCTGCTCTCTGTGGTTATGACTGTCTGCTTCATATGGCAATACAGGATACCAAAGTTGAAGACAG AAGTGTTTATAAAAGAATCGACAACTGAAGAGATGTGCCCACGCTATCCTGAGCCTGTGCCCCTCAAACATCCCATCATATCTCTACGAGTGGCTCTAGAGAAG GTTGATATACTTTTAAGGACCAGTGTTGACAGGACCAAACTTCCAGCAatatctgccattttggttttaaatgACTCTGTTCTATGGATTGGTAATTTTGGCAAAAAGAACATTAGTGACCCAACATCACCTGCACCCAATGAGTACACAGTATACAG AATTGCAAGCCTTTCCAAGATATTTCCCGCCCTGATGTTGTACAAGCTGTGGGAAGATGGCCTTGTGGACTCACTAGATGACGCCGTGGAGAAGTACACAGACAACTTTACCATCAAGAATCCACTGGGTAGAGACAGAGAAGCGGCATCCACTTCAGTCAGGGACTTCAACAGAGCTGCCATTACCTTACGTAGAATGGCCAGCCACCTCTCTG GATTGCCTCGAAGATTAAGGTCAACTAATCTCCTTTGGAACGGAGACACACAAGCAGCCCTTCATGAGTTACAGGATGATGTCCTTGTTGCTGATCCAGGAACAAA ATGCCACTATAGCAATGTTGCCTATTCCCTAATGGCCAATGTCCTGGCTGAGAAAGTGACTGGAATGGACTTTGAAAAGTGGGTATCCCATAATATTTTGCACCGGCTCAACATGAAGAACACCGGTTTCGACATGACTCCTGCGATTCGGAGACAGATGGCCGTGGGCGTCTATAGTGATGGTCAGCCAGCTCCCCTCTACGACTTGGGTTGGTATCGACCTGCGGGGCAGATGTACTCCACAACCGCTGACATGACAAAGCTCATGATGGCTCTCCTGGGCTCATACAGTAGGACGCTCCTCAGAAAAGACACCCTAAACACTATGCTGGCCCCGCTTTTCCAATGCCAGAGTGGCTACTTTGCCAGCTACACTGGCACGCCATGGGAGATCAACCAGCAACTGGGCTATGATGTCATAAGAAAGGATGGCGACTTGGATGGCTTTGCAGCCTCTCTGTCACTGGTGCCACGTCTCAAATTAGGACTGGCGGTCCTGATGGCTGGAGTCCGACCCCCAGACCAGGATTTAGTGACGCAGATATACGGCTCCCTCATCCTTGCATTGCAAGGTGCTTTCAGAGATGCTGAACTGACACCCAGACCGCCGCCTGACCCAGCTCCATATGTAGGCTTTTTCACTTATAGGAATATGACTTTCTATGAGATTAAAGCAGGATCAGATGGGGCTCTGTTCATGCAACAGTTTGGACCACAGGTAGATAGCAATGTCCCAGATAACTACCGAACCATCCACCTTCAGTATCTTGAGGAAAGGGTGTTCAGAGTGGTGTTCAAGAGCCCATACCCTTGTAAGTTAAAGGTCAACAGTGCCTCTGTCTCCTTGGAGACTCAAGACAGACAGCTCTTTAACTTTTACCTCTTCAACAAAAAAGGTGTGTCACCAGGTTTTGATTCCCCAGGACTCAACACTTACAAAGTAATGAGGATAGCCAGCAAACCATATTTTACCACATGA
- the lactbl1a gene encoding putative beta-lactamase-like 1 isoform X2: protein MKVKWTMLGMVVFFLLSVVMTVCFIWQYRIPKLKTVFIKESTTEEMCPRYPEPVPLKHPIISLRVALEKVDILLRTSVDRTKLPAISAILVLNDSVLWIGNFGKKNISDPTSPAPNEYTVYRIASLSKIFPALMLYKLWEDGLVDSLDDAVEKYTDNFTIKNPLGRDREAASTSVRDFNRAAITLRRMASHLSGLPRRLRSTNLLWNGDTQAALHELQDDVLVADPGTKCHYSNVAYSLMANVLAEKVTGMDFEKWVSHNILHRLNMKNTGFDMTPAIRRQMAVGVYSDGQPAPLYDLGWYRPAGQMYSTTADMTKLMMALLGSYSRTLLRKDTLNTMLAPLFQCQSGYFASYTGTPWEINQQLGYDVIRKDGDLDGFAASLSLVPRLKLGLAVLMAGVRPPDQDLVTQIYGSLILALQGAFRDAELTPRPPPDPAPYVGFFTYRNMTFYEIKAGSDGALFMQQFGPQVDSNVPDNYRTIHLQYLEERVFRVVFKSPYPCKLKVNSASVSLETQDRQLFNFYLFNKKGVSPGFDSPGLNTYKVMRIASKPYFTT, encoded by the exons ATGAAGGTGAAATGGACCATGTTGGGCATGGTTGTCTTCTTCCTGCTCTCTGTGGTTATGACTGTCTGCTTCATATGGCAATACAGGATACCAAAGTTGAAGACAG TGTTTATAAAAGAATCGACAACTGAAGAGATGTGCCCACGCTATCCTGAGCCTGTGCCCCTCAAACATCCCATCATATCTCTACGAGTGGCTCTAGAGAAG GTTGATATACTTTTAAGGACCAGTGTTGACAGGACCAAACTTCCAGCAatatctgccattttggttttaaatgACTCTGTTCTATGGATTGGTAATTTTGGCAAAAAGAACATTAGTGACCCAACATCACCTGCACCCAATGAGTACACAGTATACAG AATTGCAAGCCTTTCCAAGATATTTCCCGCCCTGATGTTGTACAAGCTGTGGGAAGATGGCCTTGTGGACTCACTAGATGACGCCGTGGAGAAGTACACAGACAACTTTACCATCAAGAATCCACTGGGTAGAGACAGAGAAGCGGCATCCACTTCAGTCAGGGACTTCAACAGAGCTGCCATTACCTTACGTAGAATGGCCAGCCACCTCTCTG GATTGCCTCGAAGATTAAGGTCAACTAATCTCCTTTGGAACGGAGACACACAAGCAGCCCTTCATGAGTTACAGGATGATGTCCTTGTTGCTGATCCAGGAACAAA ATGCCACTATAGCAATGTTGCCTATTCCCTAATGGCCAATGTCCTGGCTGAGAAAGTGACTGGAATGGACTTTGAAAAGTGGGTATCCCATAATATTTTGCACCGGCTCAACATGAAGAACACCGGTTTCGACATGACTCCTGCGATTCGGAGACAGATGGCCGTGGGCGTCTATAGTGATGGTCAGCCAGCTCCCCTCTACGACTTGGGTTGGTATCGACCTGCGGGGCAGATGTACTCCACAACCGCTGACATGACAAAGCTCATGATGGCTCTCCTGGGCTCATACAGTAGGACGCTCCTCAGAAAAGACACCCTAAACACTATGCTGGCCCCGCTTTTCCAATGCCAGAGTGGCTACTTTGCCAGCTACACTGGCACGCCATGGGAGATCAACCAGCAACTGGGCTATGATGTCATAAGAAAGGATGGCGACTTGGATGGCTTTGCAGCCTCTCTGTCACTGGTGCCACGTCTCAAATTAGGACTGGCGGTCCTGATGGCTGGAGTCCGACCCCCAGACCAGGATTTAGTGACGCAGATATACGGCTCCCTCATCCTTGCATTGCAAGGTGCTTTCAGAGATGCTGAACTGACACCCAGACCGCCGCCTGACCCAGCTCCATATGTAGGCTTTTTCACTTATAGGAATATGACTTTCTATGAGATTAAAGCAGGATCAGATGGGGCTCTGTTCATGCAACAGTTTGGACCACAGGTAGATAGCAATGTCCCAGATAACTACCGAACCATCCACCTTCAGTATCTTGAGGAAAGGGTGTTCAGAGTGGTGTTCAAGAGCCCATACCCTTGTAAGTTAAAGGTCAACAGTGCCTCTGTCTCCTTGGAGACTCAAGACAGACAGCTCTTTAACTTTTACCTCTTCAACAAAAAAGGTGTGTCACCAGGTTTTGATTCCCCAGGACTCAACACTTACAAAGTAATGAGGATAGCCAGCAAACCATATTTTACCACATGA